The following proteins are encoded in a genomic region of Sparus aurata chromosome 11, fSpaAur1.1, whole genome shotgun sequence:
- the zmat3 gene encoding zinc finger matrin-type protein 3: MMALQLKNGDAAYYQSAEYCRNYTSPPVSYGDSSHYLARLPGPETMLKPPLSLFSHPQQPFQHMDTLHQLGPPPMAPTQPLGPPPITPAQAIGPPTMVPAQTLGPPPITAAHTLRPPPITPPHRLGPPPMAPAQALRLPPMAHTLGPPPIDHTQAIVPPTMDLTQPLGPPPLNPAHALVPPPVVAPRAGQFPLPPSPLSSPPPPSPDLSQMPPRPPGPALIPAPVSGIIPSPLLGQPAPVSEQPQDEGSPLGTEEQEDSLGLGELCKPLYCKLCNVTLNSAQQAQAHYQGKNHSKKLRNFYAGSQQPPAIRIPEVLEAAGQTALISGSSDGDASKQALFKGVTRVILATENDYCKLCDASFSSLAVAQAHYQGKNHAKKLRLAEAQQNSINMESSSEATPRRNRKDGSEYRLVKNRRSPQVPASMPGPYYNPRPRQRIPRDLAMCVTPSGQFYCSMCNCGAEQETDFRQHLESKQHKAKVSELRYRHEMENLGYS, translated from the exons GCCCAGAGACCATGTTGAAGCCTCCTCTGAGTCTCTTCAGTCACCCCCAGCAGCCTTTCCAACACATGGACACTCTGCACCAGCTGGGACCTCCACCAATGGCGCCTACGCAGCCTCTTGGCCCACCACCCATCACCCCTGCTCAGGCAATTGGACCTCCAACAATGGTTCCGGCCCAGACATTAGGGCCCCCTCCCATAACTGCAGCTCACACGTTAAGGCCTCCCCCCATTACCCCACCACACCGCTTAGGCCCCCCTCCAATGGCTCCAGCTCAGGCACTGAGGCTTCCGCCGATGGCACACACCTTGGGGCCCCCACCTATAGATCACACACAAGCAATAGTGCCTCCAACCATGGACCTCACGCAACCGTTGGGGCCTCCACCTCTGAATCCTGCACACGCGCTCGTGCCCCCGCCTGTGGTGGCGCCCAGAGCCGGCCAGTTCCCCCTCCCTCCAAGCCCCCTgtcctcccctccacctccgagCCCAGACCTTTCACAGATGCCTCCAAGGCCACCAGGACCGGCTCTAATCCCCGCCCCGGTGTCCGGCATCATCCCCAGTCCTCTCCTGGGTCAGCCAGCCCCGGTCAGCGAGCAGCCCCAGGATGAGGGGTCCCCGCTGGGTACAGAAGAGCAGGAGGACTCTCTGGGGCTGGGGGAACTGTGTAAACCACTGTACTGTAAACTGTGCAACGTTACGCTCAACTCCGCCCAGCAGGCACAGGCTCACTACCAA GGGAAGAACCACAGCAAAAAGTTAAGAAATTTCTACGCTGGAAGTCAACAGCCTCCAGCCATCAGGATCCCAGAAGTCCTCGAGGCAGCTGGCCAGACAGCCCTCATCTCAGGATCCAGCGACGGTGACGCAAGCAAGCAG GCATTGTTTAAGGGGGTGACTCGGGTCATCCTGGCCACAGAGAATGATTATTGTAAGCTGTGTGACGCCTCCTTCAGTTCACTGGCAGTCGCACAGGCCCACTACCAGGGCAAGAACCATGCCAAGAAGCTACGGCTCGCCGAGGCCCAACAGAACTCCATTAACAT GGAGAGCAGCAGTGAGGCAACCCCAAGAAGAAACAGGAAAGATGGCAGTGAGTACAGATTGGTGAAAAACCGCCGCAGCCCGCAGGTTCCTGCCTCCATGCCAG gGCCGTACTACAACCCCAGACCGAGGCAGCGCATCCCCAGGGACTTGGCCATGTGCGTGACTCCCAGCGGACAGTTCTACTGCTCCATGTGCAACTGTGGAGCCGAACAGGAGACGGACTTCAGGCAGCATCTGGAGAGCAAGCAGCACAAAGCTAAAGTGTCGGAGTTAAGATACCGCCACGAGATGGAGAACCTCGGCTACAGCTAA
- the LOC115592083 gene encoding E3 ubiquitin-protein ligase RNF14-like, whose amino-acid sequence MSADRQEQEDELLALHSIFGSDEFLRDESKFGGDLRVCVELPAAFTVALKEGETLSQYEISFLPPLLLTFELPEDYPSSSPPSFTLTCSWLTHSQLSALSAQLTDLYQATGGAVVLFSWVQFIKEDALRFLGIDSLLELPSGEHSTLNCSQDSLDVALSEPKNNKHTPATGPTDTQSLDLSALSLEAEQTLQTSEIKADCQDDQSKQIKQEDFLNEGSVLLTSSSSGPPDKTEQGAASLPRESPPNGDQTLSGFSLTPSQALLSQILIYDAAQQQKQFATTVFDCGVCFQGLLGLDCVQLPECGHIFCRACLSQFCKLQITEGSVQGVTCPEADCKAAPTPAQVRSLVGEELFSRYDRLLLQKTLDCMADVVYCPRQSCGSPVIWDRSGTAAMCTVCSFAFCVACKKTYHGTEDCQGKKILTENDAQQTSAGLPQSQEGLEALWDDYASGSKQRKQLLESRYGRKTMQLSVGECLSEQWVDINSKNCPYCFSRIQKDGGCIVMTCSRCMRMFCWSCLTKLSSHSGDGHFDDGRCDSYSYDF is encoded by the exons ATGAGCGCGGACAGGCAAGAGCAGGAGGACGAACTGCTCGCTCTGCACAGTATCTTCGGTTCGGATGAGTTTCTTCGGGATGAGTCGAAGTTTGGCGGAGACCTCCGAGTGTGTGTCGAGCTGCCTGCCGCCTTCACTGTGGCTCTGAAAGAAG GTGAAACGCTGAGCCAGTATGAGATATcattcctccctcctctccttctgacCTTTGAACTCCCTGAGGACTACccatcctcctcccctccctccttcaccCTCACCTGCAGCTGGCTGACGCACTCACAG CTCTCTGCACTGAGTGCTCAGCTCACCGATCTCTACCAGGCCACCGGTGGCGCTGTGGTGCTCTTCAGCTGGGTGCAGTTTATTAAAGAAGATGCCCTCAGGTTCCTGGGCATCGATTCTCTGCTGGAGCTCCCCTCTGGTGAACACAGCACATTGAACTGTAGCCAGGACTCATTAGATGTTGCACTCTCAGAACCAAAGAATAATAAACACACTCCAGCCACAGGACCGACAGATACCCAAAGTCTGGACCTCTCTGCATTGTCATTGGAAGCTGAACAGACCCTCCAAACCTCGGAGATTAAGGCTGACTGCCAGGATGATCAgtctaaacaaataaaacaggaagattTCTTAAATGAAGGGAGTGTGTTGCTTACCTCCAGCTCCTCAGGCCCACCTGATAAAACTGAGCAAGGAGCTGCTTCTCTGCCAAGAGAATCCCCTCCAAATGGAGACCAAACCCTCTCTGGTTTCTCCCTGACTCCCTCACAAGCTCTCCTCTCCCAGATCTTGATCTATGACGCGgcccagcagcagaaacagttTGCCACCACCGTGTTTGactgtggtgtgtgttttcagggccTGCTCGGTCTGGACTGCGTGCAGCTGCCTGAGTGTGGCCACATCTTCTGCCGGGCCTGTCTCTCCCAGTTCTGTAAGCTCCAGATAACAGAGGGGAGCGTCCAGGGTGTCACCTGTCCTGAGGCAGACTGTAAGGCCGCTCCTACACCTGCACAG GTGAGGAGTCTGGTAGGAGAGGAACTGTTCAGCCGCTATGATCGTCTCCTGCTGCAGAAAACTCTGGACTGTATGGCAG ATGTAGTGTACTGTCCCCGGCAGTCCTGTGGTTCACCTGTCATCTGGGACAGGTCCGGCACTGCAGCGATGTGTACTGTGTGTTCCTTTGCCTTCTGTGTCGCCTGCAAAAAGACCTACCATGGAACAGAGGACTGTCAGGGAAAGAAGATCCTGACAGAAAATGACGCACAGCAAACCTCTGCTGGCCTGCCGCAGTCTCAAG AGGGGCTGGAGGCTCTGTGGGACGACTATGCCAGTGGCAGTAAGCAGAGGAAACAACTCCTGGAGAGCAGATACGGCCGCAAGACAATGCAGCTCAGTGTGGGGGAGTGTCTGAGTGAACAGTGGGTGGACATAAACAGCAAGAACTGTCCCTACTGCTTCTCCAGAATACAG AAGGACGGAGGATGTATCGTGATGACATGCTCTCGGTGTATGCGGATGTTCTGCTGGTCCTGCCTCACCAAACTGTCATCACATAGTGGAGACGGCCACTTTGATGACGGCCGCTGCGATTCCTACTCATATGACTTTTAA